A stretch of Gemmatimonas aurantiaca T-27 DNA encodes these proteins:
- a CDS encoding mechanosensitive ion channel family protein, giving the protein MREQLPVVLQNWMGVMVTFGQVLLIVFIAWLLRRAVQRLIRRVNEAYDLPPHALPGARRVAGILINGAALLLILERLGVSGTVLWTAFSGFAAVGAVAFFAAWSVLSNIFCTMLIFSTNQFRINDHIEVLENGEKPGFKGRVIDINLIYTTLEELTADSTATATVLQIPNNMFFQRAVRRWRGTETPPLWRTGTPK; this is encoded by the coding sequence ATGAGAGAACAACTGCCTGTGGTGTTGCAGAACTGGATGGGAGTGATGGTGACGTTCGGTCAGGTGCTGCTGATCGTCTTCATCGCATGGCTGTTGCGGCGCGCGGTGCAGCGCCTGATTCGTCGTGTCAATGAAGCGTATGACCTGCCGCCGCATGCGTTGCCTGGTGCACGGCGTGTCGCCGGTATCCTCATCAACGGGGCGGCACTGCTGCTCATTCTCGAGCGGCTCGGTGTATCGGGCACAGTGCTCTGGACGGCATTCAGCGGATTCGCCGCGGTTGGTGCGGTGGCGTTTTTTGCCGCGTGGAGCGTGCTGTCGAACATCTTCTGCACGATGCTGATTTTCTCCACGAACCAGTTTCGGATCAACGATCACATCGAAGTGCTGGAAAACGGGGAGAAGCCCGGCTTCAAGGGGCGTGTGATCGATATCAATCTGATCTACACCACCCTCGAAGAACTCACCGCGGACAGTACGGCCACGGCGACGGTCCTGCAGATCCCCAACAACATGTTCTTCCAGCGCGCGGTACGTCGCTGGCGTGGCACCGAAACACCACCACTCTGGCGCACCGGAACGCCCAAATGA
- a CDS encoding LysR family transcriptional regulator — MISLERLRSLHAVEAYGSLHAAADALNVTASAISQQIAKLEREVGEPLLERRGRGVALTDAGQLLTGHAERAFSVLRQAEAALDARRAVVAGEVRIGAFATVMRGLAPQALRSLASDHPQLQVRLQEMEPLEAIELLERGDIDLALAQDWANRPLRVPEGLERAPVYDDIADIALPSDHPLAHHDTVALSDLAGDTWISWREGSICHDWLMLTLRAQGREPRVQHFALEYATQLSLVGAGLGAAVLPRLGRGAVPDNVCVMPVTPSLTRHVYALWRSDAARRTAILAAVAAFKNAGAL, encoded by the coding sequence ATGATCAGCCTGGAAAGATTGCGCAGTCTGCATGCGGTGGAGGCCTATGGCTCTCTGCACGCCGCCGCCGATGCCCTGAACGTGACGGCGTCCGCGATTTCGCAGCAGATCGCGAAGCTGGAGCGAGAGGTCGGCGAACCCCTGCTGGAGCGCCGGGGCCGTGGCGTGGCACTGACCGACGCGGGGCAGCTCCTGACAGGGCACGCCGAGCGGGCGTTTTCAGTGCTGCGGCAGGCCGAGGCCGCGTTGGATGCCCGTCGGGCGGTGGTGGCCGGAGAGGTACGGATTGGCGCCTTTGCCACGGTGATGCGGGGGCTTGCTCCCCAGGCGTTGCGGTCACTGGCGTCGGATCACCCGCAACTGCAGGTGCGGCTGCAGGAGATGGAGCCACTGGAAGCCATCGAGTTGCTGGAGCGTGGTGACATCGACCTCGCGCTCGCGCAGGATTGGGCCAATCGTCCGCTCCGTGTGCCGGAAGGGTTGGAGCGGGCACCGGTATACGATGATATCGCCGATATCGCGCTCCCCAGCGATCATCCGTTGGCGCACCACGACACCGTGGCGCTGAGCGATCTGGCCGGTGACACCTGGATCTCGTGGCGCGAGGGGTCGATCTGCCACGACTGGCTGATGCTGACGCTGCGGGCGCAGGGCCGAGAGCCACGCGTGCAGCATTTCGCGCTGGAGTATGCCACGCAGTTGTCGCTGGTCGGTGCAGGGCTTGGTGCGGCCGTGTTGCCGCGGCTCGGCCGTGGAGCCGTACCGGACAACGTGTGTGTCATGCCAGTGACCCCATCGCTCACCCGGCATGTGTATGCCCTGTGGCGATCCGATGCCGCGCGGCGCACGGCGATTCTGGCTGCGGTGGCCGCGTTCAAGAACGCCGGCGCGCTGTGA
- a CDS encoding LytR/AlgR family response regulator transcription factor — protein MSATPLRVVIAEDEPLPRASLRRLLAARADVDVVGEAEQGVEAQALIESCKPDVVILDIRMPERDGIEVAASVLANLDEPPAIVFVTAFDEYAVRAFDLHAVDYLLKPIDAEHLDRALARVFARIVAQRSTGTSDGTSDGTSASTSTAARLDPALLTVLEELRIERALPQRFAVRDAKGGTYWVKSADIDWVDAQSNYVRLHAKGQQHLVRDTMKAFQQKLSATRFVRIHRSVIVNIDFIQRVEPHLHGEQIVTLRDGTRLRTSKSHGAGLDRLMR, from the coding sequence ATGAGTGCCACGCCTTTGCGTGTTGTGATCGCCGAAGACGAGCCGCTCCCACGGGCATCGCTCCGTCGACTGCTCGCCGCGCGAGCCGATGTGGACGTGGTGGGCGAAGCCGAGCAGGGGGTCGAGGCCCAGGCGTTGATCGAATCGTGCAAACCGGACGTCGTGATTCTCGATATCCGCATGCCCGAGCGCGATGGTATCGAAGTGGCGGCATCGGTGCTGGCCAATCTCGACGAACCACCGGCCATTGTGTTCGTGACCGCATTCGATGAATACGCCGTACGCGCGTTCGATCTGCATGCGGTGGACTATCTGCTCAAGCCGATCGATGCGGAACATCTCGATCGTGCGCTGGCCCGGGTGTTCGCGCGGATTGTCGCCCAGCGGTCGACCGGCACGTCTGACGGTACGTCTGACGGTACGTCTGCTTCTACATCGACCGCTGCCCGTCTGGATCCGGCATTGCTCACCGTGCTCGAAGAGCTGCGGATCGAGCGGGCGTTGCCTCAGCGGTTTGCGGTGCGTGATGCGAAGGGAGGCACGTATTGGGTGAAATCTGCCGACATCGATTGGGTGGACGCGCAGAGCAACTATGTCCGACTGCACGCCAAAGGGCAGCAGCATCTCGTGCGGGATACGATGAAGGCGTTTCAGCAGAAATTGTCTGCCACACGCTTCGTGCGCATTCATCGTTCGGTCATCGTCAATATCGACTTCATCCAGCGTGTGGAGCCCCATCTGCATGGAGAGCAGATCGTGACCCTGCGCGACGGTACGCGCTTGCGGACCAGCAAGTCGCACGGAGCCGGACTCGATCGCCTGATGCGCTGA
- a CDS encoding RagB/SusD family nutrient uptake outer membrane protein, which translates to MNRFPTLRRMALVGAAMSVAACGDVLNVEPVTSLPQDQLITDNATATAALNGAYDGLQSGSYYGLSALLVGDLASDNTVWTGTFQYLGEMATNRMQADNAEVTSMWTAIYQQIDRDNVLINKVPQVTLVTDPVRSDVMGQAYFMRALGFHNLVKFWGGVPIPTKPIAAPSEAQAYTRATVTEVYTQILKDLDSAQVLIRNTTNTRYATPMAARALRARVLFYRAGLTGNAGSAADYQGALDAANLVLAGRDTLTVPYADLFGAAGSNTTEDIFRVSFNATETNGISNYYLQVGRAEVAPSPNIDAAYPAGDARKAWSIRPSGNAGRPLNGNKYAARPGTEHVHVIRLAEVILIKAEALARLNRLPEAVAAYNKVRVRAGIPVHTLGNQVTTQTDVINAIELERRLELAFEGDRWPDLNRLGKAIAVKGIADRPGQALFPIPLRDTRTSPGLVQNAGY; encoded by the coding sequence ATGAACCGATTCCCTACCCTGCGCCGCATGGCGCTCGTCGGCGCCGCGATGTCCGTGGCAGCCTGCGGTGATGTGCTGAACGTCGAACCGGTCACGTCGCTGCCGCAGGACCAGCTCATCACCGACAACGCCACCGCCACTGCGGCACTCAACGGTGCGTATGACGGCCTGCAGTCGGGCAGCTACTACGGACTCTCCGCGCTGCTCGTGGGCGATCTCGCCTCCGACAACACCGTCTGGACGGGCACCTTTCAGTACCTCGGCGAAATGGCTACCAACCGCATGCAGGCCGACAATGCGGAAGTGACCTCGATGTGGACGGCGATCTATCAGCAGATCGATCGCGACAATGTCCTCATCAACAAGGTCCCGCAGGTGACCCTGGTGACCGACCCGGTGCGCAGCGATGTGATGGGCCAGGCGTACTTCATGCGCGCACTGGGCTTTCACAATCTCGTGAAGTTCTGGGGCGGTGTACCGATTCCCACCAAGCCCATCGCGGCACCGTCCGAAGCGCAGGCGTACACACGTGCCACGGTCACCGAGGTGTACACGCAGATCCTCAAGGATCTCGACAGCGCCCAGGTGCTCATCCGGAACACCACCAACACCCGCTATGCCACACCGATGGCCGCGCGCGCACTGCGGGCGCGGGTGCTGTTTTATCGTGCCGGGCTGACCGGCAATGCCGGCTCGGCGGCCGACTATCAGGGTGCGCTGGATGCGGCCAACCTGGTGCTGGCCGGCCGTGACACGCTCACCGTGCCATACGCGGACCTGTTCGGCGCGGCGGGCAGTAACACCACGGAAGACATCTTCCGTGTGTCGTTCAACGCCACCGAAACCAACGGCATTTCGAACTACTACCTGCAGGTGGGTCGCGCCGAGGTGGCGCCCAGCCCCAACATCGACGCGGCATATCCCGCTGGTGATGCCCGCAAGGCATGGTCGATCCGGCCCAGTGGCAACGCCGGCCGTCCGCTGAACGGCAACAAGTACGCGGCGCGTCCGGGCACCGAGCATGTACATGTCATCCGCCTCGCCGAAGTCATTCTGATCAAGGCCGAAGCGCTGGCGCGTCTGAACCGGTTGCCGGAAGCCGTGGCAGCCTACAACAAGGTGCGTGTGCGGGCTGGTATTCCCGTGCACACGCTCGGCAATCAGGTGACCACGCAGACCGATGTCATCAACGCCATCGAACTGGAGCGTCGTCTGGAGCTCGCGTTCGAAGGAGACCGGTGGCCCGACCTCAACCGCCTGGGCAAAGCGATCGCCGTGAAGGGCATCGCCGACCGGCCGGGACAGGCCCTGTTCCCCATCCCATTGCGGGACACACGCACCTCGCCGGGGCTGGTGCAGAACGCGGGATACTGA
- a CDS encoding DMT family transporter, producing MTHASSSLEASTPLANWRAAAGGDFGLIVVPGAIWGASFLFIAEGLHATGPHGVAFFRILAGFLTLLAFPAARVTIAREAWPRIALLGVMWMAIPLTLFPYAEQRISSAMAGMLNGAVPLFATLVAAVIARRMPSRTILTGLAVGMTGVVLVALPNLQSGGASMEGVLLVLAAITLYGISINIARPLQMQYGALPVLARALGLATVLTAPLGIPEVIDGHWTLTPLLSLLTLGVFGTGIAYVIGTVAAGRLGAARASASIFITAPVALLLGVVVLHEQVAPLSIVGAITCIVGAMIIRRPDAAR from the coding sequence ATGACTCATGCATCTTCGTCACTCGAAGCCTCAACACCGCTCGCCAACTGGCGGGCGGCTGCCGGCGGTGACTTCGGCCTCATTGTTGTACCCGGTGCGATCTGGGGTGCGTCATTCCTGTTCATTGCGGAAGGGCTGCACGCCACCGGGCCACATGGTGTGGCCTTTTTCCGCATTCTGGCGGGATTCCTGACACTGCTGGCTTTCCCGGCTGCCCGGGTGACCATCGCCCGCGAGGCCTGGCCGCGCATCGCGCTGCTGGGGGTGATGTGGATGGCCATTCCGCTCACCTTGTTTCCCTACGCCGAGCAGCGGATCTCGTCGGCGATGGCCGGCATGCTCAATGGCGCGGTGCCCCTGTTTGCGACGCTGGTGGCGGCCGTCATTGCCCGGCGCATGCCATCCCGGACCATCCTCACGGGACTGGCCGTAGGCATGACGGGGGTGGTGCTGGTGGCGCTGCCCAACCTGCAGAGTGGCGGTGCCAGCATGGAGGGTGTGCTGCTCGTACTGGCCGCCATCACGCTGTATGGCATTTCCATCAACATCGCCCGTCCGTTGCAGATGCAGTACGGTGCGTTGCCGGTGTTGGCCCGCGCACTGGGGCTCGCGACCGTGCTGACGGCGCCGCTGGGCATTCCTGAAGTGATCGACGGCCATTGGACACTGACACCACTCCTGTCGCTGCTCACACTCGGTGTGTTCGGAACGGGGATCGCGTACGTCATCGGCACCGTGGCCGCCGGTCGACTGGGTGCTGCACGCGCCTCGGCGTCCATCTTCATCACGGCACCGGTCGCCCTGCTGCTTGGTGTGGTCGTGTTGCATGAACAGGTGGCCCCACTGTCGATCGTGGGCGCGATCACCTGCATCGTGGGTGCCATGATCATCCGTCGCCCCGACGCAGCACGCTGA
- a CDS encoding GrpB family protein, with protein sequence MGKTVRVVAYDASWPDVFEQLRAMLWPAVHHVARRIEHVGSTSVPGLAAKPVIDIDIVVADDLPMRTVIEPLAAIGYVHRGNLGIVGREAFRSPVGLPAHHLYVCAEGSMALANHLAVREHLRAHADTAARYGALKQQLAREFPHDIDRYVAGKTDLLLEVLRLAGFPKDQLEAIERANRGHGAVNVATRD encoded by the coding sequence ATGGGCAAGACAGTGCGCGTGGTCGCGTACGATGCTTCCTGGCCCGACGTCTTCGAGCAGTTGCGTGCGATGCTGTGGCCCGCGGTGCACCATGTCGCACGACGCATCGAGCACGTAGGCAGCACATCGGTGCCTGGGCTCGCGGCCAAACCCGTCATCGATATCGATATCGTGGTGGCCGATGATCTACCGATGCGCACCGTGATCGAACCACTGGCCGCGATCGGGTACGTGCACCGCGGCAATCTCGGTATCGTGGGGCGCGAAGCGTTTCGGTCGCCGGTCGGCTTACCGGCGCATCATCTGTATGTCTGCGCTGAAGGAAGTATGGCGCTCGCCAACCACCTGGCCGTGCGTGAACATCTGCGTGCACACGCCGACACCGCCGCTCGATACGGTGCGCTCAAACAACAGTTGGCGCGGGAGTTTCCGCACGACATCGACCGATACGTCGCGGGCAAGACCGATTTGCTGCTCGAGGTCTTGCGACTCGCGGGTTTTCCGAAAGACCAGCTCGAGGCGATCGAACGAGCCAATCGTGGCCACGGAGCAGTCAACGTCGCGACCCGCGACTGA
- a CDS encoding cupin domain-containing protein produces MPDDHAAPLPIPSAAAYTNEPVRFPPLHQVDLRTEAAAVTERYRNQVISQVNDSCLRMAVFEEAYAWHHHPTSDELFLVVDGLLVVDIADGTQFQLGPWQSVTIPAGTVHRTRAIGRTVNLCFEELGAETVFVSDPANSP; encoded by the coding sequence ATGCCTGATGATCACGCGGCGCCGCTGCCGATTCCTTCGGCGGCGGCCTACACCAACGAACCGGTACGCTTTCCGCCGCTGCATCAGGTCGACCTGCGTACCGAAGCCGCGGCGGTCACGGAGCGCTATCGCAATCAGGTGATCAGTCAGGTCAACGACAGTTGTCTGCGCATGGCGGTGTTCGAGGAAGCGTACGCCTGGCATCATCACCCGACTTCCGACGAGCTGTTTCTCGTGGTCGACGGCCTGCTGGTCGTCGATATCGCGGACGGCACACAGTTCCAACTCGGACCGTGGCAGTCTGTCACGATTCCCGCAGGTACCGTGCACCGCACGCGGGCGATCGGTCGCACGGTGAATCTGTGTTTCGAGGAGCTGGGCGCGGAGACGGTGTTTGTGTCTGACCCCGCCAACAGTCCATAA
- a CDS encoding serine hydrolase, whose product MDSSFDRMRGAFRGAWLVCSVVSVASALIPAFTQAQEGERRLDASIDSLAAKGWFSGQLLITRARATLYSRTEGLADRGSGTPVRDDTRFNLASLNKTFTAVAIAQLAEQGKLSLDDRVGRFLPRWANATVRDSVTIRQLLTHTAGMGQYWSSAGWNAARERIRSVNDYAAVLASEPLLSSPGTRFEYSNSGFIVLGAIIEAVSGTSYYAYVQRHILDRAGMTNTSFPAIDEVGGDVAVGYTSGVSGPPRAPDFTQSAPASLPNTVTLPGRGGPAGGGYSTAQDLVKFGEALLNDRLVSRAWRDSLWTPRSKDPRAPASIRYGLGFSMTVDSAGRVIDVGHNGGTPGGGSELVIDPRNGTIIAALTNQDVPALFRVMARARAFTRAPVVAANAPVAPSAPKAPALSDEFDNPATLANWQRFDVVEGWPTKTKRVEIRDGFLLLEPATSGWYADFQAPFLFKDVTGDFTAHTRVRVTGIGHEIPQALWSLAGLMVRAPRVGGMKAWTPNTENWLFITTGIAARAGQPVIETKTTVNSQSTLRLHDIAPGPVELLLTRRGAKFELAYSQGGEFRTLATFDRPDLPATIQLGVNAYTDWESTGALQNDPKRFNTTALTGAPDVLAAFEYLHIQQPQR is encoded by the coding sequence ATGGACAGTTCGTTTGACCGTATGCGTGGCGCGTTTCGCGGCGCATGGCTCGTGTGCAGCGTCGTCAGTGTGGCCAGTGCACTGATCCCCGCATTCACACAGGCGCAGGAAGGGGAACGCCGGCTCGATGCCAGCATCGACTCGCTGGCGGCAAAGGGATGGTTCAGCGGCCAGCTATTGATCACGCGCGCCCGTGCCACGCTGTACTCGCGTACCGAGGGCCTTGCGGATCGTGGCAGCGGAACGCCGGTCCGTGACGATACCCGGTTCAATCTCGCATCGCTCAACAAGACATTCACCGCCGTGGCCATTGCCCAGTTGGCGGAGCAGGGGAAACTCTCGCTGGATGATCGGGTGGGACGATTCCTGCCCCGCTGGGCCAATGCCACGGTACGCGATAGCGTGACCATCCGGCAGTTGCTCACGCACACGGCGGGCATGGGTCAGTACTGGTCCTCAGCGGGATGGAACGCGGCGCGAGAACGTATTCGCAGCGTGAACGACTACGCCGCCGTGTTGGCCAGCGAACCGCTGCTGTCATCCCCGGGCACACGCTTCGAGTACAGCAACAGCGGCTTCATTGTGCTGGGCGCGATCATCGAGGCCGTCTCGGGAACGTCGTACTATGCGTATGTGCAGCGCCACATTCTCGACCGGGCGGGTATGACCAACACCTCGTTCCCGGCGATCGATGAAGTGGGTGGCGATGTCGCAGTGGGATACACGTCCGGGGTGTCTGGACCGCCGCGCGCGCCGGACTTCACCCAATCCGCACCGGCGTCGCTGCCCAACACGGTTACGCTGCCTGGACGTGGTGGTCCCGCAGGTGGTGGTTATTCCACGGCGCAGGACCTCGTGAAGTTTGGTGAGGCATTGCTCAACGACCGGCTCGTGAGTCGCGCGTGGCGGGACTCACTGTGGACCCCTCGCAGCAAGGATCCGCGGGCGCCGGCGTCCATCCGATATGGTCTCGGATTCAGCATGACGGTGGATTCAGCCGGACGCGTGATCGATGTGGGGCACAATGGCGGCACCCCCGGTGGCGGTTCGGAGTTGGTCATCGATCCCCGCAATGGCACCATCATTGCGGCACTGACCAATCAGGATGTCCCGGCACTCTTTCGTGTGATGGCGCGGGCGCGGGCTTTCACGCGCGCGCCGGTGGTCGCGGCGAATGCGCCGGTTGCACCGTCTGCTCCTAAGGCACCCGCACTGTCGGACGAATTCGACAATCCCGCCACGCTGGCCAACTGGCAGCGGTTCGATGTGGTGGAAGGCTGGCCGACAAAGACGAAGCGCGTCGAAATCCGAGATGGTTTCCTGCTGCTGGAGCCAGCCACGAGTGGATGGTATGCCGACTTTCAGGCGCCATTTCTGTTCAAGGACGTCACGGGCGACTTCACGGCCCACACGCGGGTGCGTGTGACGGGCATCGGGCATGAGATTCCGCAGGCGCTGTGGTCACTGGCTGGCCTGATGGTACGCGCGCCGCGTGTCGGGGGCATGAAGGCCTGGACACCAAACACCGAGAACTGGCTCTTCATCACCACGGGCATTGCCGCGCGTGCGGGGCAGCCGGTGATCGAGACCAAGACCACCGTGAACAGCCAGTCCACACTGCGCCTGCATGACATTGCCCCTGGGCCGGTGGAGCTGCTGCTCACCCGACGTGGCGCGAAGTTCGAGCTGGCCTACAGTCAGGGCGGTGAGTTTCGCACACTGGCCACCTTCGATCGCCCCGATCTGCCGGCCACCATTCAGCTCGGTGTGAATGCCTACACCGACTGGGAAAGCACGGGCGCTCTACAGAACGACCCGAAGCGTTTCAATACCACCGCGTTGACCGGCGCACCGGACGTACTGGCCGCCTTCGAGTACCTGCACATTCAGCAACCACAACGATAG
- a CDS encoding sensor histidine kinase — MRTDTWTPRTWWMVFASAWLLLVAVHGLQVILSMISLGATVSAGPIVMGGVIDMVAFAPALPFLRLISRRAPLEHVGGWCFSALAAGVIVLAILLSTWLMPAIMTLPGTPQLILRGSWLGKQIAAGLALALAFAVATLGEMLATLRARERQALQLEASLTSARLQALQAQLQPHFLFNTLAAIAELVHVDSQAAGTMLTRLSGLLRASLRAEASNQIPLREEMALLEEYLGIMRVRHGPRLEVTADVADGLGDVLVPAMLLQPLVENALEHGVSRRAGRGWVRISVQSVGAQVELLVRDDGPGDAIEGDAVEGDGVGLTNTRRRLDALYGEAHTLRFESLPGEGTTVRITIPRTTREKAR; from the coding sequence ATGCGCACCGACACATGGACGCCCCGGACCTGGTGGATGGTCTTTGCCAGCGCCTGGTTGCTGCTGGTTGCGGTGCATGGTCTGCAGGTGATCCTGTCGATGATCAGTCTTGGTGCGACGGTGAGCGCGGGGCCGATTGTGATGGGTGGCGTGATCGATATGGTCGCTTTTGCGCCAGCGCTTCCCTTTCTCCGGCTGATCTCCCGTCGCGCTCCCCTGGAGCATGTCGGTGGCTGGTGTTTCTCCGCACTCGCGGCCGGCGTGATCGTGCTGGCGATTCTCCTCAGCACCTGGTTGATGCCGGCCATCATGACATTGCCCGGCACACCACAACTCATCCTGCGGGGCAGTTGGCTCGGCAAGCAGATCGCGGCGGGACTTGCACTCGCATTGGCCTTCGCGGTGGCAACGCTCGGTGAGATGCTGGCCACGCTTCGAGCACGTGAGCGGCAGGCGCTGCAGTTGGAAGCCAGCCTCACCAGCGCCCGTTTGCAGGCGCTTCAGGCTCAGTTGCAACCGCACTTTCTGTTCAATACGCTGGCCGCGATCGCCGAGTTGGTGCATGTGGACAGTCAGGCGGCCGGCACCATGTTGACGCGGCTGTCCGGGCTGTTGCGTGCTTCGTTGCGTGCCGAAGCATCGAACCAGATCCCGTTGCGCGAAGAAATGGCATTGCTGGAGGAGTATCTCGGCATCATGCGCGTGCGGCACGGGCCACGACTGGAAGTCACGGCGGACGTGGCTGATGGACTGGGCGATGTCCTGGTTCCCGCCATGTTGTTGCAGCCGCTGGTGGAAAATGCCCTGGAACATGGCGTCTCCCGTCGGGCAGGCCGGGGATGGGTGCGGATATCGGTGCAGTCCGTTGGGGCGCAGGTCGAACTGCTGGTCCGTGATGATGGCCCTGGGGATGCCATCGAAGGTGATGCCGTCGAGGGCGATGGCGTCGGGCTCACCAATACCCGCCGTCGTCTCGACGCGCTGTACGGCGAGGCGCACACCCTGCGTTTTGAATCACTGCCCGGTGAGGGCACGACCGTGCGCATCACCATTCCCCGTACCACCAGAGAGAAGGCCCGATGA
- a CDS encoding proline iminopeptidase-family hydrolase, translated as MRLTTQRPGFGLLRASALLAVLTACTPADKPASQATFADAAMEELRLDSVRVGDVMVPTREGLVKVPGGRVFVRQIGNGRGIPLLALHGGPGGTSCRFETLASLASDRPVIFYDQLGSGRSDHPSDTSLWRVPRFVEEVTAVRQALALDSLHLLGHSWGGALAAEYMAAAKPTGVKSVLFSSPLIDTPRWIADANLLRTQLPDSIRRVLDENEARGTLDAPAYKVATDTFYGRHVRRLPVGSEPRCEGVAGNDTIYRQMWGPTEFLSNGSLRTWTRAADLPAITAPTLFIAGEFDEARPETLEQFRASMPDARLVSIPGAAHAAMREKPAEYLDALRAFLREVESRK; from the coding sequence ATGCGACTCACCACTCAACGACCGGGCTTCGGTCTTCTGCGTGCCTCTGCCCTGCTCGCCGTGTTGACGGCGTGCACCCCAGCAGACAAGCCGGCCAGCCAGGCCACTTTTGCCGACGCGGCCATGGAAGAGCTGCGTCTCGACAGCGTACGTGTCGGCGACGTGATGGTGCCCACGCGCGAAGGATTGGTGAAGGTGCCCGGTGGCCGAGTCTTTGTGCGACAGATCGGCAATGGCCGCGGGATTCCATTGCTTGCGCTGCACGGTGGCCCGGGCGGCACGTCGTGCCGCTTCGAGACGCTGGCCTCACTCGCATCAGACCGTCCGGTGATCTTCTACGATCAACTCGGTTCAGGACGTTCTGATCATCCGTCCGACACGTCGCTCTGGCGCGTGCCGCGGTTTGTGGAGGAAGTGACGGCGGTCCGTCAGGCGCTGGCACTCGACTCACTCCACCTGCTGGGACATTCGTGGGGTGGTGCGCTGGCTGCAGAGTACATGGCCGCAGCCAAGCCCACCGGTGTCAAGTCGGTGTTGTTCAGCAGCCCGCTCATCGACACCCCACGCTGGATCGCCGATGCCAATTTGCTGCGCACACAGCTCCCCGACTCCATCCGTCGTGTGCTCGATGAAAACGAAGCACGGGGGACGCTCGATGCGCCGGCCTACAAGGTGGCAACGGACACGTTCTACGGACGGCATGTGCGCCGTCTGCCGGTTGGCAGTGAGCCGCGCTGTGAAGGCGTCGCAGGCAACGACACCATCTATCGGCAGATGTGGGGACCCACCGAGTTTCTGAGCAACGGTTCGCTGCGTACGTGGACTCGCGCCGCGGATCTGCCGGCCATCACCGCGCCGACCCTGTTCATCGCGGGTGAGTTCGACGAAGCACGCCCGGAAACACTCGAACAGTTCCGGGCCAGCATGCCCGACGCACGACTGGTGTCCATTCCTGGCGCCGCTCATGCCGCCATGCGTGAGAAGCCTGCGGAGTATCTGGACGCCCTGCGCGCCTTCCTGCGCGAGGTGGAGTCGCGGAAGTAG